A window of Sulfurospirillum tamanense genomic DNA:
ACGCCTCGGTAGCTTAATGTTTTAAATCAGGGGGCTTTTTGCCCCCACTCACCTTTACATGTAAGGATTGTTTTTTGTTGGCGACCTACGGCCCTGCCTTTTTACTCACCCTTTTTGCTGGACTTTCCACAGGCATCGGCGCAGGACTTGCTTTTTTTACCAAGCCCGGCGACACACGCTTTCTCTCCATTGGCATGGGGTTTTCAGCAGGCGTGATGATTTACATCTCCTTTGTTGAAATCCTTCCAAAATCACAACACGAATTTGCAGCCGTTTATGGAATACTTGGTGGCCAAACCTTGGGGTTGCTCTGCTTTTTTGGCGGTATCGCCCTTGCCTTTTTAATCGACCATTTCATCCCAGAAGACGTCAACCCCCACGAATTTAAAACCAAAAATGAAATCCGCACCCTCAAAAGCAACACCGCCGTGCTCAAACGCACAGGGGTTTTTACGGCCATTGCCATTGCTATCCACAACTTTCCTGAAGGGTTTGCTACCTTTGTT
This region includes:
- the zupT gene encoding zinc transporter ZupT, translating into MPPLTFTCKDCFLLATYGPAFLLTLFAGLSTGIGAGLAFFTKPGDTRFLSIGMGFSAGVMIYISFVEILPKSQHEFAAVYGILGGQTLGLLCFFGGIALAFLIDHFIPEDVNPHEFKTKNEIRTLKSNTAVLKRTGVFTAIAIAIHNFPEGFATFVSALDSLALGVPIALAIAIHNIPEGMAVSLPIYHATGKRRTAFWYAFASGLAEPLGALIGYFLLAPLMGELTLGITFGFVAGMMIYISFDELLPSARVYGNAHTTIVGIVLGMLVMALSLIGFAML